A window of the Flavobacterium sangjuense genome harbors these coding sequences:
- the nusB gene encoding transcription antitermination factor NusB yields the protein MQSIYALHQKNSDDIEKEEKFLLHSIDSIQDLYLIMMSSLIEIRKKEVVFLEASSKKHLATPEEKNPNKKFVNNAVLQLLEDSNSLSIALEKRKINNWSMNDDYILILLNEIKQSSLYENYMSTKKSSFEEDKEFVADMFTELIAPNEKLYEYLEDNKLTWIDDIPLVNTQIQKQLKQISEGTEFKVTKLYKDQEDQEFVSLLFRKTVLNEIELAKEYIDKTPNWDADRIAEIDTIILKMAICEFLKFPSIPVKVTINEYLELAKEYSTPKSSIFINGILDNLVKEFQSENKIQKTGRGLM from the coding sequence ATGCAATCCATTTATGCATTACATCAAAAAAATTCTGATGATATTGAAAAAGAAGAAAAATTTTTGCTTCACAGTATCGATAGTATTCAGGATTTGTATTTAATTATGATGTCTTCACTGATTGAAATCAGAAAAAAAGAAGTTGTCTTTTTAGAAGCTTCGAGCAAAAAACATTTAGCTACACCAGAAGAAAAAAATCCCAACAAAAAATTTGTCAACAATGCGGTTCTTCAATTATTAGAAGATAGCAATTCGTTGAGTATTGCTTTAGAAAAAAGAAAAATCAACAACTGGTCGATGAACGATGACTATATTTTGATTTTACTTAACGAAATCAAGCAAAGTTCGTTGTATGAAAACTACATGAGCACCAAAAAAAGTTCTTTTGAAGAAGATAAAGAATTTGTTGCGGATATGTTTACCGAACTGATTGCTCCAAATGAGAAGTTATACGAATATCTGGAAGACAATAAATTGACATGGATTGACGATATTCCGTTGGTGAATACTCAAATTCAAAAACAGTTGAAGCAAATTTCAGAAGGAACAGAATTTAAAGTAACTAAATTGTACAAAGACCAGGAAGATCAGGAATTTGTGAGCTTGTTATTTAGAAAAACGGTGCTTAATGAAATTGAATTGGCCAAAGAATACATCGACAAAACTCCAAATTGGGATGCGGATAGAATAGCAGAAATTGATACCATCATTTTGAAAATGGCAATCTGTGAGTTTTTAAAATTTCCATCAATTCCGGTCAAAGTGACAATCAACGAATATTTGGAATTAGCCAAAGAATATTCAACACCAAAAAGCAGTATTTTTATCAACGGAATTTTAGACAATTTGGTCAAAGAATTTCAAAGCGAAAATAAAATTCAAAAAACAGGAAGAGGATTAATGTAA
- a CDS encoding Glu/Leu/Phe/Val family dehydrogenase has translation MTSEITTPAELKKMDPVFGQLSFDNHEQIVFCNDKDTGLKAIIGIHNTVMGPALGGTRMWNYTNEWEALNDVLRLSRGMTYKSAITGLNLGGGKAVIIGDAKTDKTPEMITRFGQFVNSLSGKYITAEDVGTTTEDMDRIHEVTKFVTGISIEKGGSGNPSPVTAYGVYMGMKAAAKYQFGSDSLAGKKVLVQGNGHVGETLISHLTKEGAIVFVSDIHQDKMENMVAKYGAQIFTGADLYAADVDIYSPCALGATINDDTIYKIKAKVIAGAANNQLAVEAVHGPILRERGIAYAPDFLINAGGIINVYGELVKYAEGEAMRKTENIYNTTLEIFSFADKNNLTTQQAAMQIAENRIAQRKKENAAK, from the coding sequence ATGACATCAGAAATCACTACACCGGCAGAGCTTAAAAAAATGGATCCCGTTTTTGGTCAGCTATCTTTTGATAATCACGAACAAATTGTTTTTTGTAATGACAAAGATACAGGATTAAAAGCAATTATTGGAATCCATAATACGGTAATGGGACCAGCACTTGGCGGTACCAGAATGTGGAATTACACAAACGAATGGGAAGCTTTGAATGATGTTTTACGTCTTTCACGTGGAATGACTTATAAGTCAGCCATAACAGGTTTAAATCTAGGTGGCGGAAAAGCCGTAATTATTGGCGATGCCAAAACGGATAAAACTCCCGAAATGATTACGCGTTTTGGTCAGTTTGTAAATTCGCTAAGCGGAAAATACATCACTGCAGAAGATGTTGGAACGACTACAGAAGATATGGACAGAATTCATGAAGTAACAAAATTTGTTACCGGAATTTCTATTGAAAAAGGTGGTTCAGGTAATCCTTCTCCTGTGACAGCTTATGGTGTTTATATGGGAATGAAAGCAGCGGCAAAGTACCAGTTTGGTTCAGATAGTTTAGCAGGGAAAAAAGTTTTGGTGCAAGGAAACGGTCATGTTGGAGAAACATTGATTAGTCATTTGACAAAAGAAGGAGCGATTGTTTTTGTGTCGGATATTCATCAGGATAAAATGGAAAATATGGTAGCAAAATATGGTGCCCAAATTTTCACTGGAGCCGATTTATATGCTGCTGATGTTGATATTTATTCACCTTGTGCGCTTGGAGCAACTATCAATGACGATACCATTTATAAAATCAAAGCTAAAGTAATTGCCGGCGCAGCCAATAATCAGTTGGCAGTTGAAGCTGTTCACGGACCGATTCTAAGAGAAAGAGGTATTGCATATGCGCCGGATTTCCTGATAAATGCTGGTGGAATTATCAATGTTTATGGCGAATTGGTTAAGTATGCCGAAGGTGAAGCAATGAGAAAAACAGAAAACATCTACAATACAACACTTGAGATTTTCAGTTTCGCTGATAAAAATAATTTGACAACGCAACAAGCTGCGATGCAAATTGCCGAAAACAGAATTGCGCAAAGAAAAAAAGAAAACGCTGCTAAATAA
- a CDS encoding ABC transporter ATP-binding protein yields the protein MKELQYLNKYFVKYKFHFLLGIIITIVAQIFSLFTPKLISKSFEVIEDFHKKGLSNEVVKTELIHNIFWIIGTTLIAGVLTFLMRQTLIVMSRHVEFDLKNEVFKHYEVLDQNFYKRNRTGDLMNRISEDVSKVRMYVGPAVMYTINTFIRFTVVIIYMYNVSPRLTLYTILPLPILAFIIFKLSQEINKRSTIFQQYLSKVSSFTQEIFSGIRVVKAYALEKQYQNNLDDLAKESKSKSMSLAGVQSLFGPLMIALIGVSNLTVIYFGGMMYIDGTIKSIGTIAEFILYVNMLTWPVASIGWVSSLVQEAEASQKRINEFLKIEPEIKNKTTKKTNIQGNIEFRNVTFTYEDTEITALQNISFTVKRGETLAILGKTGSGKSSILSLITRMYDIKNGTITIDGKKIDEVNLNDLRNSIGIVPQDAFLFSDTIKNNIKFGKENATDEEVIDAAKKAVVHNNIIHFKKQYETILGERGITLSGGQKQRVSIARAIIKNPEILLFDDCLSAVDTETEEQILNNLLEISKDKTTIIVSHRVSSAKNADKIIILDEGQIIQEGTHNQLVNQDGYYAELYAKQLSEKELN from the coding sequence ATGAAAGAACTTCAGTATTTAAACAAATATTTTGTCAAATATAAATTCCATTTTTTATTAGGAATTATCATAACAATTGTAGCCCAAATTTTTTCACTCTTCACGCCAAAGCTCATTAGCAAATCGTTTGAAGTCATTGAAGATTTTCACAAAAAAGGTTTGAGCAATGAGGTTGTTAAAACCGAATTAATTCACAATATCTTTTGGATTATTGGCACCACTTTGATTGCCGGAGTTTTAACGTTCCTTATGCGACAAACTTTGATTGTAATGTCGCGCCATGTTGAGTTTGATTTAAAGAATGAAGTCTTTAAACATTATGAAGTTCTGGATCAGAATTTTTACAAACGCAACCGGACCGGCGATTTGATGAACCGCATCAGTGAAGACGTGTCAAAAGTCAGAATGTATGTTGGACCAGCGGTAATGTACACTATCAATACATTCATTCGGTTTACAGTTGTTATCATATATATGTATAATGTTTCGCCCCGACTGACATTATATACTATACTGCCGTTACCAATTCTTGCTTTTATTATTTTCAAACTAAGTCAGGAAATCAATAAGCGAAGTACTATTTTCCAACAATATTTATCAAAGGTTTCGAGTTTTACTCAGGAAATATTTTCCGGAATTCGTGTCGTAAAAGCCTATGCTTTGGAAAAACAATATCAAAACAATTTAGATGATTTGGCCAAAGAAAGTAAATCCAAAAGTATGAGTTTGGCCGGAGTGCAATCACTTTTTGGTCCGTTGATGATTGCTTTAATTGGCGTGAGCAACTTAACTGTTATTTATTTTGGCGGAATGATGTATATCGACGGAACCATAAAAAGCATTGGAACCATTGCCGAATTTATTTTGTATGTCAATATGCTGACATGGCCTGTGGCTTCTATTGGCTGGGTTTCATCCTTGGTGCAGGAAGCTGAAGCTTCACAAAAAAGGATTAATGAATTCCTAAAAATTGAACCCGAAATCAAAAACAAAACCACAAAAAAAACAAACATACAAGGCAATATCGAATTCCGAAATGTGACTTTTACTTATGAAGATACTGAAATTACGGCGCTGCAAAATATTTCATTTACCGTAAAAAGAGGAGAAACTTTAGCAATTTTAGGAAAAACCGGTTCGGGGAAATCGAGCATTTTATCTTTGATTACCCGAATGTATGACATCAAAAACGGAACGATAACTATCGATGGCAAAAAGATAGATGAAGTCAATTTAAACGACTTGCGAAACAGCATTGGCATTGTGCCGCAGGATGCTTTTCTTTTCTCGGACACGATTAAAAACAACATCAAATTCGGAAAAGAAAATGCCACAGACGAAGAAGTAATTGATGCTGCCAAAAAAGCTGTCGTTCACAACAATATTATTCACTTCAAAAAACAATACGAAACCATTTTAGGAGAACGAGGTATCACACTTTCGGGTGGTCAAAAGCAACGTGTTTCTATTGCGAGGGCGATTATCAAAAACCCTGAAATATTATTGTTTGATGATTGTCTTTCGGCTGTAGATACCGAAACCGAAGAACAAATTTTGAATAACTTATTAGAAATTTCCAAAGACAAAACCACGATTATTGTCAGTCACCGCGTTTCTTCTGCAAAAAATGCAGACAAAATAATTATCCTCGACGAAGGCCAAATCATCCAAGAAGGCACTCATAATCAATTAGTAAACCAAGACGGTTATTATGCCGAATTGTATGCGAAACAACTTTCGGAAAAAGAATTAAATTAA
- a CDS encoding PUR family DNA/RNA-binding protein, with protein MRENDMLEKDEIFSKVLRAGRRTYFFDVRATKADDYYITITESKKFTEEDGSFHFKKHKIYLYKEDFAAFSEILEEMTAYVLNHKGEEVISERHQKDFKREYQQETTEEKPTSEKSFTDIDFDDI; from the coding sequence ATGAGAGAAAATGATATGTTAGAAAAAGATGAGATTTTTTCTAAAGTTTTAAGAGCAGGAAGAAGAACTTATTTCTTCGATGTGAGAGCAACAAAAGCTGATGATTACTACATAACCATTACAGAAAGTAAAAAGTTTACAGAAGAAGATGGTTCTTTTCACTTCAAAAAGCATAAAATTTATTTGTACAAAGAAGACTTCGCTGCTTTCTCTGAAATTTTAGAAGAAATGACCGCTTATGTTTTGAACCACAAAGGCGAAGAAGTAATCTCTGAAAGACATCAAAAAGACTTCAAAAGAGAATACCAACAAGAAACTACGGAAGAGAAACCAACTTCAGAAAAAAGTTTCACAGATATCGATTTTGACGATATTTAA
- a CDS encoding tRNA-binding protein translates to MEQTLFWQDFEKVEMRIGTILEVNDFPQARKPAFQLTIDFGAEIGIRKSSAQITKRYTKEALVGKQIVAVVNFPKKQIGNFMSECLVLGSVNEDDIVLLSSDLKVENGLRIG, encoded by the coding sequence ATGGAACAAACCCTTTTCTGGCAGGATTTTGAAAAAGTAGAAATGCGAATTGGCACCATACTGGAAGTCAATGATTTTCCACAAGCAAGAAAACCTGCATTTCAATTGACGATAGATTTTGGGGCAGAAATCGGAATTAGAAAATCTTCGGCACAAATTACAAAACGGTACACAAAAGAAGCTTTAGTTGGAAAACAAATTGTTGCTGTTGTGAATTTCCCAAAGAAACAAATCGGCAATTTTATGAGCGAATGTTTGGTTTTGGGTTCGGTAAACGAAGATGATATTGTTTTGCTAAGTTCGGACTTGAAAGTTGAGAATGGTTTGCGAATAGGATAA
- the glgA gene encoding glycogen synthase — MKIALFTNEFPPNIYGGAGVHIDFLSQELAKLGDVEVRCFGNQEEHLKSMNVLGIQSSLTKMEDETNPHIKMFHNLSKNVEMSQHTMQADVVHCHTWYTHLAGIFSRELLQIPLILTTHSLETHRPWKVEQLGNGYFLSRWIENHAYNTADGVIAVSQQMKTDVVEAYGINPEKVTVIHNGIDPEFYKPTFDNQLLEELGINPTIPFVLFVGRITRQKGISQLISAAKYFNATCQIVLCAGAPDTPEIAKETEELIADLKSQRDGIILISEMLPREKVKVLYSHARVFACPSLYEPFGIINLEALSCETPVVGSAVGGIPEIIQEGKTGYLIELESVSRTDFNPKNPEAFQKNFAAKVNLLLDDENLANQMGKAGRERVLEKFSWESIAKTTFNYYEKVISQFEKEKA; from the coding sequence ATGAAAATTGCACTTTTTACTAATGAATTTCCACCGAATATTTATGGCGGTGCCGGAGTTCATATTGATTTTCTGAGTCAGGAATTAGCCAAGTTGGGCGATGTTGAAGTACGCTGTTTTGGAAATCAAGAGGAACATTTAAAATCGATGAACGTTTTAGGTATTCAATCTTCATTAACCAAAATGGAAGATGAAACCAATCCGCATATCAAAATGTTTCATAATTTGAGTAAAAATGTGGAAATGTCACAACATACGATGCAAGCTGATGTTGTTCATTGCCATACCTGGTATACACATTTGGCAGGAATATTTTCACGTGAATTGTTGCAAATACCTTTAATTCTGACAACACATAGTTTAGAAACCCATCGTCCATGGAAAGTAGAACAATTAGGTAATGGCTATTTTCTTTCCCGTTGGATAGAAAATCACGCCTACAATACTGCCGATGGTGTAATTGCTGTCAGCCAACAAATGAAAACCGATGTTGTTGAAGCTTATGGCATAAACCCTGAAAAAGTAACGGTAATTCATAACGGCATTGATCCTGAATTTTACAAACCAACTTTTGACAATCAGTTATTGGAAGAACTCGGAATAAATCCGACTATTCCTTTTGTGCTTTTTGTGGGTCGGATTACACGTCAGAAAGGAATCTCACAATTGATTTCGGCAGCGAAATATTTTAATGCAACTTGCCAAATTGTATTGTGTGCCGGTGCACCGGATACGCCGGAAATAGCTAAAGAAACTGAAGAACTTATTGCCGATTTAAAATCGCAACGCGACGGAATAATTTTAATTTCCGAAATGTTGCCAAGAGAAAAGGTCAAAGTGCTTTACAGTCATGCCCGCGTTTTTGCCTGTCCATCACTTTATGAGCCTTTTGGCATTATCAATCTGGAAGCATTATCGTGCGAAACTCCGGTTGTTGGAAGTGCGGTTGGCGGAATTCCTGAAATAATTCAAGAAGGGAAAACAGGGTACTTAATCGAGCTTGAAAGTGTTTCCCGAACCGATTTTAATCCAAAAAATCCTGAAGCATTTCAGAAAAATTTTGCAGCAAAAGTCAATCTTTTATTAGATGATGAAAATCTGGCAAACCAGATGGGAAAAGCAGGAAGAGAAAGGGTTTTAGAAAAATTCAGTTGGGAATCGATTGCAAAAACTACGTTTAACTATTATGAAAAAGTCATTTCCCAATTTGAAAAAGAAAAAGCTTAA
- a CDS encoding glucose-1-phosphate adenylyltransferase gives MINKSTLAIILGGGQGSRLSPLTESRSKPAVPIAGKYRLVDIPISNCINSDIKRMFVLTQFNSASLNQHIKNTYHFSHFSLAFVDILAAEQTPDNPTWFQGTADAVRQCMTHFMNHDFDYALILSGDQLYQMDFNEMIKAHEKSGATISIATLPVTAKEAPEFGILKTDSENFISSFIEKPNVSLLPEWTSEVSEESKAEGKLYLASMGIYIFNRELLVELMKNPDTKDFGKEIIPQAIGKQKILSYQYEGYWTDIGNIDSFFEANLGLTDDIPKFNLFDNSSKIYTRARVLPPSKITGASTVDKSVIAEGCIINGTTIEHSVIGIRSRIDFGSSIINSYLMGNDYYQNIDEIRTNQMHGIINIGIGERCFINNTIVDKNCRIGNDVRLNGGKHLEDANTDLYTVKDGIIVVKKGAVIPDGFTI, from the coding sequence ATGATAAACAAAAGTACATTAGCTATAATTTTAGGTGGCGGACAAGGCTCAAGATTATCACCATTGACAGAAAGCCGATCAAAACCAGCCGTTCCAATTGCGGGAAAATATCGTTTAGTTGATATTCCGATTTCCAATTGTATTAATTCTGACATTAAAAGAATGTTTGTTTTGACCCAATTTAATTCGGCTTCGTTAAACCAACACATCAAAAACACCTATCATTTCAGCCATTTCAGCCTGGCTTTTGTAGATATTTTGGCGGCAGAACAAACACCTGATAATCCAACATGGTTTCAGGGAACAGCCGATGCAGTTAGACAATGTATGACTCATTTTATGAATCATGATTTTGATTATGCCTTAATTTTATCAGGTGACCAATTGTATCAAATGGATTTTAATGAAATGATTAAAGCTCATGAGAAAAGCGGCGCTACCATTTCAATTGCAACCTTACCGGTAACTGCTAAAGAAGCCCCGGAATTTGGAATTCTGAAAACGGATTCAGAGAATTTTATCTCGTCGTTTATAGAAAAACCTAATGTGAGTTTACTTCCCGAATGGACATCAGAAGTGAGTGAAGAGTCAAAAGCGGAAGGGAAACTTTATTTAGCTTCGATGGGAATTTATATTTTCAACCGCGAATTGTTAGTTGAATTAATGAAAAACCCTGATACCAAGGATTTTGGAAAAGAAATCATTCCACAAGCCATTGGAAAACAAAAGATACTGAGTTATCAGTACGAAGGATATTGGACAGATATTGGAAATATTGATTCCTTTTTTGAAGCTAATTTAGGCTTGACCGATGATATTCCAAAATTCAATTTATTCGACAATTCAAGTAAAATTTACACACGCGCAAGAGTTTTGCCACCATCAAAAATTACGGGTGCCTCTACAGTAGATAAATCTGTTATCGCTGAAGGTTGTATAATAAATGGTACTACTATTGAGCATTCTGTAATTGGAATTAGAAGCAGAATTGATTTTGGTTCATCCATCATAAACTCTTATTTAATGGGTAATGATTACTATCAAAATATAGATGAGATTAGGACGAACCAAATGCATGGAATTATCAATATTGGTATAGGCGAACGTTGCTTTATCAATAACACCATTGTAGATAAAAACTGTAGAATTGGAAATGATGTCCGGCTCAATGGCGGCAAACATTTAGAAGACGCAAATACCGATTTGTACACCGTTAAGGACGGAATTATAGTAGTAAAAAAAGGAGCTGTTATACCCGATGGTTTTACAATATAA
- a CDS encoding cytochrome c, translating to MKYKVLALSVLAVIIYSCASKSSVPTTEVKKTEPTASIATVMTPELAEGKSLYENNCAKCHKLYDPKDFSAEAWKPIVASMQKKAHLDDVAGQKIYNYVTMN from the coding sequence ATGAAATATAAAGTACTTGCCTTATCCGTTCTAGCCGTAATCATTTATTCCTGTGCGTCTAAATCGAGCGTTCCAACAACAGAAGTTAAGAAAACAGAACCGACTGCTTCAATAGCAACAGTAATGACGCCGGAACTGGCAGAAGGCAAAAGTTTGTACGAGAACAATTGTGCCAAATGTCATAAGTTATATGATCCAAAAGATTTTTCTGCAGAAGCATGGAAACCAATAGTTGCAAGTATGCAAAAGAAAGCTCATTTAGATGACGTAGCAGGACAAAAAATATACAACTACGTGACAATGAATTAA
- a CDS encoding peptidylprolyl isomerase: MENGIYAKFNTTKGSILVKLTHDLTPGTVGNFVGLAEGQLENSAKPMGKPYYDGLKFHRVIPDFMIQGGCPQGIGTGGPGYNFDDEFHPSLKHDKPGVLSMANSGPGSNGSQFFITHVPTNWLDGKHTVFGNVVEGQDVVDAVAQGDLIDSIEIVRVGDEAQKWNAIEAFRTFEGSRAKRIAEAKKLAEEAMEKLAAGFEKTESGLRYKFIQKGNGKQAEAGKTVSVHYTGQLENGKTFDSSYPRKKPIEFPLGKGHVIEGWDEGIALLQVGDKARFVIPSYLGYGSSGAGGVIPPDATLVFDVELMDVK; the protein is encoded by the coding sequence ATGGAAAACGGAATATATGCTAAATTCAACACGACTAAAGGTTCGATTTTAGTAAAACTGACACATGATTTAACACCGGGAACAGTTGGTAATTTTGTTGGATTAGCCGAAGGGCAATTAGAAAATTCAGCAAAACCAATGGGAAAACCATATTACGACGGATTAAAATTCCACAGGGTAATTCCGGATTTTATGATTCAGGGTGGATGTCCACAAGGAATTGGAACTGGTGGTCCGGGTTACAACTTTGACGATGAGTTTCATCCAAGCTTAAAACACGATAAACCAGGTGTTTTGTCTATGGCAAACTCTGGTCCGGGAAGCAATGGTTCGCAGTTTTTTATTACGCATGTTCCAACGAATTGGTTAGATGGAAAACACACTGTTTTTGGGAACGTAGTAGAAGGTCAGGATGTTGTTGATGCTGTTGCACAAGGCGATTTGATAGACAGTATTGAAATCGTTAGAGTAGGAGACGAAGCGCAAAAATGGAACGCTATCGAAGCGTTCAGAACATTTGAAGGTTCACGTGCCAAAAGAATTGCAGAAGCTAAAAAACTAGCGGAAGAAGCCATGGAAAAATTGGCTGCCGGTTTTGAAAAAACAGAAAGTGGTTTGCGTTATAAGTTCATCCAAAAAGGAAACGGAAAGCAAGCAGAAGCCGGTAAAACAGTTTCAGTTCATTATACAGGACAATTAGAAAACGGAAAAACATTTGATTCTTCTTATCCAAGAAAAAAACCAATTGAATTTCCTTTAGGAAAAGGTCACGTAATCGAAGGTTGGGACGAAGGAATTGCTTTGTTACAAGTTGGGGACAAAGCCCGTTTTGTTATTCCGTCTTATTTAGGATACGGCTCAAGTGGAGCCGGTGGTGTAATTCCGCCTGATGCAACTTTAGTTTTTGATGTAGAATTAATGGATGTGAAGTAG
- a CDS encoding DUF1569 domain-containing protein: MGSIYSKADNEIVISRINKLTPESKAQWGKMTVDQMLSHCQAPMDFAFGKTPMRSNFIMRLFGKMLKGKVFSSTEFKKNSPTAPAFIRTGTYDFEETKNGLIERIGVFSDLGQKALKTTKHPFFGELTYDEWSQLQTMHLDHHLKQFGV; this comes from the coding sequence ATGGGTTCAATTTACAGCAAAGCCGACAATGAAATTGTCATTTCAAGAATCAATAAACTTACACCTGAAAGTAAAGCACAATGGGGAAAAATGACAGTAGACCAAATGCTTTCACATTGTCAGGCTCCAATGGATTTTGCCTTTGGAAAAACTCCAATGAGATCTAATTTTATCATGCGCTTATTTGGGAAAATGTTGAAAGGAAAAGTTTTTAGTTCAACCGAATTCAAGAAAAACAGTCCGACAGCGCCGGCTTTTATCCGAACAGGCACTTATGATTTTGAAGAAACCAAAAATGGGCTAATCGAAAGAATAGGAGTATTTTCAGATTTGGGACAAAAAGCACTTAAAACTACCAAGCATCCTTTCTTTGGGGAATTGACTTATGACGAATGGAGTCAGTTGCAGACTATGCATCTTGATCATCATTTAAAACAGTTTGGAGTATAG
- the trmD gene encoding tRNA (guanosine(37)-N1)-methyltransferase TrmD, with amino-acid sequence MRIDIITILPDLLRSPFEGSIMKRAIEKGLVEVHFHNLRDYTTNKQKSVDDYPFGGGAGMVMMVQPIDDCITHLKSQRNYDEIIYMSPDGETLNQKMANTASMYENIIILCGHYKGVDQRVRDHFITKEISIGDYVLSGGEIGAIVFCDAIIRLIPGVLSDETSALTDSFQDNLLSGPIYTRPADYKGWKVPEVLTSGHFAKIDKWREDKAFEHTKNRRPDLLEE; translated from the coding sequence ATGCGAATAGACATCATTACCATATTACCTGATTTATTGCGAAGTCCATTTGAAGGCTCAATCATGAAACGCGCCATCGAAAAAGGACTGGTTGAAGTTCATTTTCATAATTTGAGAGATTATACCACAAACAAACAAAAAAGCGTTGACGATTATCCTTTTGGCGGTGGTGCCGGAATGGTCATGATGGTTCAGCCGATTGATGATTGCATCACGCACTTGAAAAGCCAAAGAAATTACGACGAAATCATATATATGTCGCCTGACGGTGAAACTTTGAACCAGAAAATGGCAAATACCGCTTCGATGTATGAAAATATAATTATTCTTTGCGGTCATTATAAAGGTGTTGACCAACGGGTAAGGGATCATTTTATTACCAAAGAAATTTCGATTGGTGATTATGTTTTGAGTGGCGGAGAAATTGGCGCTATCGTTTTTTGTGATGCTATTATCCGATTAATTCCCGGTGTTTTATCAGATGAGACTTCGGCATTGACAGATAGTTTTCAGGATAACTTATTATCCGGACCAATTTATACGCGCCCGGCAGATTATAAAGGTTGGAAAGTTCCCGAAGTATTAACCAGTGGTCATTTTGCTAAAATTGACAAATGGCGGGAAGACAAGGCATTTGAACATACTAAAAATCGCCGACCGGATTTACTGGAAGAATAA
- a CDS encoding Gfo/Idh/MocA family oxidoreductase — protein sequence MEKPIVSAMLAYGMSGKVFHAPFLETNKGFDLYAVLERNEKKAVKDYPNIKSYDSISDLLADEKIELVVVNTPNDTHFDYAKLALEANKHVLIEKPATTTAEEFQELLALAKKVNQKVHVYHNRRWSSDIMAAKQIIKSGKLGAVVEMHLRFDRYRPAIGVKYFKETPIPSSGIWYDLGSHLIDQAISIFGTPISHFGIKNSYRENSQVDDFGFMHLLFPNKVNVFITTSLLISDPQPGIIIHGTRGSFVKEFCDEQENQLINGMSLLHPEFGLEKPNKEGKLTYYNENVQQVVESIPSVKGNFNALFDEIYQSIRNNKEFSVDNQDIITQLKLLV from the coding sequence ATGGAAAAACCAATAGTTTCTGCAATGCTTGCCTACGGAATGTCGGGCAAAGTTTTTCATGCACCTTTTTTGGAAACAAATAAAGGATTCGATTTATATGCTGTTCTTGAAAGAAATGAAAAAAAAGCTGTAAAAGATTATCCTAATATCAAAAGCTACGATTCTATTTCTGATTTATTAGCAGATGAAAAAATCGAATTGGTTGTGGTGAATACTCCAAACGACACTCATTTTGATTATGCTAAGTTGGCTTTGGAAGCCAATAAACATGTGCTGATTGAAAAACCCGCAACTACAACTGCTGAAGAATTTCAAGAATTATTGGCTCTAGCAAAAAAAGTAAACCAAAAAGTACATGTTTACCACAACAGAAGATGGAGCAGTGATATTATGGCTGCAAAACAAATCATCAAATCCGGAAAATTGGGAGCTGTTGTTGAAATGCATCTTCGCTTTGACCGATACAGACCTGCAATTGGCGTAAAATATTTTAAAGAAACTCCAATTCCAAGTAGCGGAATCTGGTATGATTTGGGTTCGCACTTAATTGATCAGGCAATCTCCATTTTTGGAACACCAATAAGTCATTTTGGAATCAAAAATAGCTATCGCGAAAATTCTCAGGTTGATGATTTTGGATTTATGCACCTATTATTTCCAAACAAAGTCAACGTATTTATAACAACAAGTCTGCTGATTTCAGATCCGCAACCCGGAATCATAATCCATGGAACCAGAGGAAGTTTCGTTAAGGAATTTTGCGACGAACAGGAAAACCAACTTATTAATGGCATGTCACTTTTACATCCTGAATTTGGTCTGGAAAAACCAAACAAAGAAGGAAAACTAACTTATTACAACGAAAATGTGCAACAAGTAGTTGAAAGTATTCCGTCGGTTAAAGGTAATTTCAATGCGCTGTTCGATGAAATTTATCAAAGCATTCGCAACAACAAAGAGTTTTCGGTTGACAATCAAGACATTATAACGCAATTAAAATTATTAGTTTAA